One region of Juglans microcarpa x Juglans regia isolate MS1-56 chromosome 7S, Jm3101_v1.0, whole genome shotgun sequence genomic DNA includes:
- the LOC121241439 gene encoding UPF0481 protein At3g47200-like has translation MDKKKFLILKNFCDRTGKNIEELTSIIRPKEMKVRSCYSETFLLSSEGFLNMILLDAIFILELFHWKYEYSKAQEKDSGNSKAHYEIDYILSRPCMERGIQHDLLLLENQLPFFVLKKLYQHAEPNTRKKTVLELSCWFFGDGWKLESKNRFNDLVRCFFPPQNSCPSSPKHFTDLVRYFFLPLGPNQSSPEPSEENRKEGPEGNKKHLNFTATKLDEAGLKFTAPRPETYLLDIKFRPNKCLESFPIFNLSWFLSCLPCLKSTCLVHMQRFLEVPPLQLDDKTEALFRNLMALEQCHYPDKTYICDYIVLLDDLITTKADVRLLVEKKIIVNELGSSAAVTKLVNNLGLEIEERGNHYAELCKELNEYSDSICNRLVGTLTKVYFSDFFKGSATVVGIIVLGLTLWNFNRLLRSSDRKY, from the coding sequence atggataaaaaaaaattcctaatttTGAAGAATTTCTGTGATCGTACTGGGAAGAATATCGAGGAGCTTACTAGCATCATCAGGCCCAAAGAAATGAAAGTCCGCAGCTGCTATTCAGAGACCTTTCTACTCAGCAGTGAAGGGTTTCTAAACATGATTCTACTGGATGCTATCTTTATACTTGAGCTCTTCCACTGGAAATATGAATACTCAAAGGCTCAAGAAAAAGATTCTGGAAACTCAAAGGCTCATTatgaaatagattatatattaaGCCGACCGTGCATGGAACGCGGCATACAGCATGACCTGCTTCTACTTGAGAATCAGCTCCCTTTCTTTGTTCTTAAGAAGTTATACCAACATGCGGAACccaatacaagaaaaaagacTGTTCTTGAACTCTCTTGTTGGTTTTTTGGTGATGGTTGGAAGCTAGAGTCCAAGAACCGTTTTAATGATTTGGTGAGATGTTTTTTTCCTCCACAAAACTCATGCCCAAGCTCACCAAAGCATTTCACAGATTTGGTGAGATATTTTTTCCTTCCACTAGGCCCAAACCAAAGCTCACCAGAGCCCAGTGAAGAAAACCGAAAAGAAGGGCCCGAAGGAAATAAAAAACACCTAAATTTTACAGCAACAAAGCTTGACGAGGCAGGTTTGAAATTCACTGCGCCACGTCCAGAAACATATTTACTTGATATAAAATTCAGGCCGAATAAATGCTTAGAAAGCTTCCCGATCTTCAATCTCTCATGGTTCTTGTCTTGCTTACCATGCCTGAAAAGCACTTGCTTGGTCCATATGCAACGTTTCTTGGAAGTCCCACCCCTTCAGTTAGACGACAAAACCGAAGCTCTTTTCCGAAACCTGATGGCCTTGGAGCAGTGCCATTATCCAGATAAAACTTACATCTGCGATTACATTGTGCTGTTGGATGATCTTATCACAACTAAAGCAGATGTAAGGTTGCTTGTTGAAAAGAAGATCATTGTTAACGAGTTAGGTTCCAGCGCTGCAGTGACGAAACTGGTTAACAACCTCGGCCTGGAGATTGAAGAAAGGGGAAACCATTACGCCGAGCTCTGTAAAGAGCTTAATGAGTACTCAGATAGCATTTGCAATCGTCTGGTGGGAACCTTGACTAAGGTGTATTTCTCAGACTTTTTTAAAGGCTCTGCTACTGTTGTTGGAATTATTGTCCTGGGCCTCACTTTGTGGAATTTCAACAGGCTCCTTAGATCGAGTGATAGAAAGTACTAG
- the LOC121241440 gene encoding uncharacterized protein LOC121241440: MDIQKFLILKNFCNRIIGKSIDELKGVIRPKEMEIRSCYSETFLLSSEGFLNMILLDAIFILELFRRKSEKDSGSSKPHEEDSENSKAHYQIDYILSRPCMEFSIRHDLLLLENQPFFVLEELYGHLCQHVEPNTEEKTLLELSCGFFGDLYDGVKPEPKKCFNYDLVGYFRPTQILSPSSPEPKNDAVNDFKDLVNRFPQDRSSPNFIEVKHFTDLVRYFFLPQNPSPRSEPIEVKHFTDLLRSLLRPYDGIKYTATKLDEAGLKFTRPDSERDLLDIKLRPNHCLERFQCFNLSWLLSCLPFLKSDCLVRRVQRCLEVPPLCVDDNTEGLFRNLMALEQCHYPNETYICDYIVLLDDLITTESDVMLLVENEIIDNNLGSSAAVTKLFNKLGLEIGLPGNSLYGNLCDSLNEYSKSNWNRLVGTLTKVYFSDFFKGTATVAGIIVLVLTLWNFCRVLSKVWV; encoded by the coding sequence ATGGATATACAAAAATTCCTAATTTTGAAGAATTTCTGTAATCGTATAATTGGGAAGAGCATCGATGAACTTAAAGGCGTCATCAGGCCCAAAGAAATGGAAATCCGCAGCTGCTATTCAGAGACCTTTCTACTTAGCAGTGAAGGGTTTCTAAACATGATTCTACTGGATGCTATCTTTATACTTGAGCTCTTCCGCAGGAAATCTGAAAAAGATTCTGGAAGCTCAAAGCCTCATGAAGAAGATTCTGAAAACTCAAAGGCTCATTatcaaatagattatatattaaGCCGGCCGTGCATGGAATTCAGCATACGGCATGACCTGCTTCTACTTGAGAATCAGCCATTCTTTGTTCTTGAGGAGTTATACGGTCACTTATGCCAACATGTGGAACCCAATACAGAAGAAAAGACTCTTCTTGAGCTCTCTTGTGGGTTTTTTGGTGATCTCTATGATGGTGTAAAGCCAGAGCCCAAGAAGTGTTTTAATTATGATTTGGTGGGATATTTTCGCCCTACACAAATCCTAAGCCCAAGCTCACCAGAGCCCAAGAACGATGCAGTTAATGATTTCAAAGATTTGGTGAATCGATTTCCACAGGACCGAAGCTCACCAAATTTCATTGAAGTAAAGCATTTCACAGATTTGGTGAGATATTTTTTCCTTCCacaaaacccaagcccaagatcAGAGCCCATTGAAGTAAAGCATTTCACAGATTTGTTGAGAAGTCTTCTGCGTCCTTATGATGGAATTAAATATACTGCAACAAAGCTTGATGAGGCAGGGTTGAAATTCACTAGGCCAGATTCAGAAAGAGATTTACTTGATATAAAATTACGGCCGAATCACTGCTTAGAAAGGTTCCAGTGCTTCAATCTCTCATGGCTCTTGTCTTGCTTACCCTTCCTGAAAAGCGATTGCTTGGTACGCCGTGTGCAACGTTGCTTGGAAGTCCCACCCCTTTGTGTTGATGACAATACCGAAGGTCTTTTCCGAAACCTGATGGCCTTGGAGCAGTGCCATTATCCAAATGAAACTTACATCTGCGATTACATTGTGCTGTTGGATGATCTTATCACAACTGAATCAGATGTAATGTTGCTTGTTGAAAACGAGATCATTGATAACAATTTAGGTTCCAGCGCTGCAGTGACGAAACTGTTTAACAAACTCGGCCTGGAGATTGGACTACCTGGAAATTCCCTTTACGGCAATCTCTGTGACAGCCTTAATGAGTACTCCAAGAGCAATTGGAATCGTCTGGTAGGAACCTTGACTAAGGTGTATTTCTCAGACTTTTTTAAAGGCACTGCTACTGTTGCTGGAATTATTGTACTGGTTCTGACTTTGTGGAATTTCTGCAGGGTCCTTAGCAAGGTCTGGGTTTAA
- the LOC121241441 gene encoding uncharacterized protein LOC121241441 produces MIHEQKFIKVQQVIGHALSLIRSYIDLKQLPMRKAREYFDWKPPPSGWLKLNVDGAVFGDLHKAGVGVVLREYVDMVIMAASKVEFEVINAEAIESFSIFRALQLCATMGIHSLIVVSDCLMAIQVLNYDIPSDAMLDLLLCEIRKLLRVFGECKFQHVYTKGNRIAHILAQYAWNVENISTWNDCYPNFISQAIWLDKFL; encoded by the coding sequence ATGATTCATGAGCAGAAATTTATTAAAGTCCAACAGGTCATTGGTCATGCTCTATCTCTTATTCGATCTTATATTGATCTGAAACAGTTGCCCATGAGGAAAGCTCGAGAGTACTTTGATTGGAAGCCTCCTCCATCGGGTTGGCTGAAACTAAATGTGGATGGTGCTGTTTTTGGTGATCTTCATAAGGCAGGGGTGGGTGTGGTGCTAAGAGAATATGTTGACATGGTGATTATGGCAGCAAGCAAGGTTGAATTTGAAGTGATTAATGCTGAAGCTATTgaatctttttctatttttcgcGCCTTACAGCTGTGTGCTACTATGGGGATTCATAGTTTGATTGTGGTATCAGATTGCTTGATGGCTATACAAGTGCTCAACTATGATATTCCTTCTGATGCAATGTTGGATCTATTATTGTGTGAAATTCGAAAGTTGTTAAGAGTGTTTGGAGAGTGCAAGTTTCAACATGTCTATACGAAAGGTAATCGGATTGCTCATATTCTGGCCCAGTATGCTTGGAACGTTGAGAATATCTCAACGTGGAATGATTGTTATCCAAACTTTATTTCTCAGgctatttggcttgataaatTTCTGTAA